In Corylus avellana chromosome ca2, CavTom2PMs-1.0, the following proteins share a genomic window:
- the LOC132169023 gene encoding probable serine/threonine-protein kinase PBL25 — MSCFSCFMLQRSKTTTSKRDHASPSDEHNPCRFPENNDQTNQVQNGNIATQNFNFRELAIATNNFRQECLLGEGGFGRVYKGKLQASGQVVAVKQLDRNGLQGSKEFLGEVLALSVLHHENLVNLVGYCCDGDQRLLVYEYMSGGSLEDRLLGMGPNQKPLAWFARIKIAFGAAKGLEYLHEKTNPPVIYRELKPSNILLDEDFNPKLSDFGLARLGILGDKIHTSSRVMCTYGYCAPEYTKTGHLTLKSDVYSFGVVLLELITGRRAIDTTRRIEEQNLVAWAQSLFKDRKRFPDMVDPLLKNQFPEKDLEQAVAIATMCLQEEEAVRPFMSDVVTTLSFLSVTPPENIPTSLSQPTTPLESKNCQDHHNQDSSHGSSDDEDSDSSYHEHKDDSKHDHEGGINSDSEDEHPGSFVMEAQDSLSGSSHKSERDSWRHKGSFGSHEGISVSSLSSHRSSEVSEKGIAYGRKSSKRRNRKSGDNGSVFSSNNNSVSSRGNSSSGSKNGNICVYLDHNNSRGSQDGSLYSS; from the exons aaaataatgaCCAAACTAACCAAGTTCAAAATGGAAATATTGCaacacaaaattttaatttccgTGAGCTAGCAATTGCGACCAACAATTTCCGCCAAGAATGTCTATTGGGCGAAGGTGGATTTGGAAGAGTCTATAAGGGGAAGCTTCAGGCAAGCGGGCAG GTGGTGGCAGTAAAGCAACTTGACAGAAACGGATTGCAAGGAAGCAAGGAATTTCTTGGGGAGGTTTTGGCGCTAAGCGTCCTACACCATGAAAATCTAGTCAATCTCGTAGGATATTGTTGTGATGGAGATCAACGGCTTTTGGTGTATGAATACATGTCAGGGGGTTCTTTGGAAGACCGTCTCCTTG GTATGGGACCAAATCAGAAACCATTAGCCTGGTTTGCAAGAATAAAAATTGCCTTTGGCGCCGCTAAAGGATTAGAGTACTTGCATGAGAAAACCAACCCACCAGTAATATATCGTGAATTAAAGCCCTCAAACATCTTGTTGGATGAAGATTTTAACCCAAAACTCTCTGATTTCGGTTTGGCAAGACTTGGCATTCTTGGAGATAAGATACACACATCATCAAGGGTGATGTGCACGTATGGCTATTGTGCTCCAGAGTATACAAAGACAGGTcatctcacattgaagtcaGATGTATACAGTTTTGGAGTTGTTTTACTAGAGTTAATCACCGGAAGAAGAGCCATTGACACCACCAGGCGGATAGAAGAGCAAAATCTAGTTGCTTGG GCACAATCCTTATTCAAGGACCGAAAAAGGTTTCCAGATATGGTGGATCCGCTTCTTAAAAATCAATTCCCTGAAAAAGATCTGGAGCAAGCGGTTGCAATAGCAACCATGTGTTTGCAGGAGGAAGAAGCAGTGCGTCCCTTTATGAGTGATGTTGTAACTACTCTAAGTTTTCTTTCTGTAACTCCACCAGAGAACATCCCTACTTCTCTTTCACAGCCCACCACGCCTTTAGAAAGCAAAAATTGTCAGGATCATCACAACCAAGATAGCTCACATGGTAGTTCAGATGATGAAGATAGTGACAGTTCATATCATGAGCATAAAGATGATTCAAAGCATGATCATGAGGGTGGAATCAACTCAGATAGTGAAGATGAACACCCAGGAAGTTTTGTTATGGAGGCTCAAGACTCGCTTTCCGGCTCAAGCCACAAAAGCGAAAGAGATTCTTGGAGGCACAAAGGAAGCTTTGGATCACATGAAGGAATTAGTGTGTCATCCTTGTCAAGCCACAGAAGCAGTGAGGTGTCAGAAAAAGGAATTGCTTATGGCCGCAAAAGCAGCAAGAGAAGAAATAGAAAATCTGGTGATAATGGAAGTGTTTTTTCAAGCAACAACAACAGTGTTTCTTCTCGTGGCAATAGTAGCAGTGGATCCAAAAATGGGAATATTTGTGTTTACTTAGACCATAATAACAGCAGGGGATCACAAGATGGAAGTCTCTATTCATCATAA
- the LOC132169024 gene encoding uncharacterized protein At4g13230 yields the protein MMLFPECRRQLAMMLWLRAVVNTCSNQTRKQVKDMASSTLILTCLPKFGLAGAAFARRSTWKPRHFVAATPRPIHASSHQEASAPSDAIKQGANEGTVKDKAFSTVEHVTQKTKDMAENVSATAQDATEKAKQTAQDAWGTAKDTAQKAKDSVLGKAEQSKESIKENAETVKKSMNTKN from the exons ATGATGCTGTTTCCTGAATGCAGGAGACAGCTTGCAATGATGCTTTGGCTGAGAGCAGTTGTTAATACTTG CAGCAATCAAACAAGGAAACAAGTGAAAGATATGGCATCCTCAACACTAATTCTCACCTGCCTCCCAAAATTTGGTCTTGCTGGAGCAGCATTTGCCAGGAGAAGCACCTGGAAACCTAGGCATTTTGTTGCTGCTACTCCAAGACCTATTCAT GCAAGTTCACATCAAGAGGCTTCGGCTCCCAGTGATGCAATAAAACAAGGTGCAAATGAAGGCACAGTGAAGGACAAGGCTTTCTCTACTGTAGAACAT GTGAcgcagaaaacaaaagatatgGCTGAAAATGTGTCAGCAACGGCCCAAGATGCCACCGAGAAGGCCAAGCAAACGGCACAAGATGCCTGGGGCACCGCCAAAGACACTGCCCAAAAGGCCAAAGACAGTGTGCTGGGTAAGGCTGAACAGTCCAAGGAAAGCATCAAAGAAAATGCAGAGACTGTTAAGAAAAGCATGAACACCAAGaactga
- the LOC132170682 gene encoding probable UDP-arabinopyranose mutase 5 — translation MRTPPSLLSLTIDLALHNLSNISDLSPVPDHILLDLFLRTLRAGKLTEKVLKLFMATGKDEVLSLIEALNIQHIVIPVLPTTNIKDAEVDIVIGALHSDLTAFLNEWKPVFSRFHLIIVKDPDLLEELQIPEGFNLDVYTKSDIDQVAGSSTSILFSGYSCRYFGYLISRKKYIISVDDDCIPARDANGVLVDIVAQHITNLATPATPFFFNTLYDPYRKGADFVRGYPFSMRSGVECGLSCGLWLNLADYDAPTQALKPEQKNSRYVDAVLTVPAGALMPVSGINMAFNRELVGPALLPALRLAGEGKLRWETVEDIWSGMCVKVICDHLGLGVKSGLPYVWRKERGNAIESLKKEWEGVKLMEEVVPFFQSIQLQRSATTAEDCVVEMAKTVKEQLGQTDPMFARAAEAMVEWVKLWKAVQSS, via the exons AGAACGTTGCGAGCTGGTAAACTAACGGAAAAGGTTTTGAAGCTATTCATGGCAACTGGCAAAGATGAAGTGCTTTCACTAATTGAGGCACTCAATATCCAGCATATTGTCATCCCTGTACTTCCTACCA CAAATATCAAGGACGCTGAGGTTGACATTGTGATTGGGGCACTCCACTCTGACCTGACAGCATTTTTGAACGAGTGGAAACCTGTGTTTTCGCGATTCCATCTGATAATTGTAAAAGACCCTGATCTCTTGGAGGAACTCCAAATACCAGAAGGCTTTAACCTTGATGTTTACACTAAGTCTGACATAGATCAAGTTGCGGGTTCTTCCACTTCCATTCTCTTCTCTGGTTACTCATGCAGGTATTTTGGTTATCTTATATCCCGGAAGAAATACATCATTTCAGTGGACGATGATTGCATTCCAGCTAGGGATGCCAACGGCGTTCTAGTAGATATTGTGGCCCAGCATATTACCAACCTCGCAACTCCAGCCAcccctttctttttcaataCACTCTATGATCCTTACCGTAAGGGCGCAGACTTTGTTCGTGGTTATCCCTTTAGCATGCGGAGTGGGGTTGAATGTGGTCTGTCATGTGGACTGTGGCTCAATCTAGCAGACTATGACGCACCGACACAAGCGCTCAAGCCAGAACAAAAGAATTCTCGATATGTGGACGCTGTTCTGACTGTGCCGGCAGGGGCTCTGATGCCTGTAAGCGGAATCAATATGGCTTTTAATCGTGAGCTGGTGGGGCCTGCATTGCTCCCAGCTTTGAGGTTAGCAGGGGAAGGGAAGTTGAGGTGGGAAACAGTGGAAGATATATGGTCTGGAATGTGTGTCAAGGTTATATGTGATCACCTTGGTCTTGGTGTGAAAAGTGGACTACCTTATGTGTGGAGGAAAGAAAGGGGTAATGCCATAGAGAGCTTGAAAAAGGAGTGGGAAGGGGTGAAGCTGATGGAGGAAGTGGTCCCTTTCTTTCAGTCAATTCAATTGCAGCGATCTGCAACTACAGCCGAGGATTGCGTGGTTGAGATGGCAAAAACTGTGAAGGAGCAGCTGGGACAGACGGATCCGATGTTTGCTCGTGCTGCTGAAGCCATGGTGGAGTGGGTCAAGCTTTGGAAGGCTGTCCAATCCAGCTAA